From Solidesulfovibrio carbinoliphilus subsp. oakridgensis, the proteins below share one genomic window:
- a CDS encoding c-type heme family protein, whose protein sequence is MAKQHPKTIKHRFVVGLSVIMAVLGTFFAVVISMNLRNQLVTDTEHKASLILSQAEALQAYVKQVLRPSMYDLLPPDGFLLEAMSTSYVTRKVMSDLNVQGEQYRYRRVAHGARNPDYEADGFERGLMERFARDPDLARIEEITDRNGEEVFVAARPVRLDATCLHCHGDPVEAPRAMLARYGDTRGFWRHDGELVGVDAVTMPVAGALGQVKGATISFLALFALGLAVFYLTVQVFFDRLVVVNLGRVTEVMRRYFPKEAGEEPKPAGGDGPRPAAGDGEIEEIYDGIEAFASRLKEAREKIEDHAQNLERKVADRTLELAREADERRADVALFVELLSILNLSQTRAELLGGALGRIAGRFGAVAAAYECEFSGGGFVSWPPGRTPPPSPPGWRRLVAEDSLRLTDDAAFIPVRTTDVSRGLLRLYFPGGDQGPDPEAAELYRAIGQQLGIALENLDAINSLLGQNTLLASIFDGISDPLALLDSGYGVIMANEPARELARALARELAGGDCPAAPAVAGTPLRLPPEFFGPAVPLPDKADTPPLERLSAVEPSASTITLPDGRTFAVTRYPLASPSGQDGRMVVYARENTAERRMREKMRQTEKLVAVGKLAAGLAHEINNPLGVISCYAELLRQSLTDPQAREDLAVIERHAVMAKKVLRDLLDFARPRQATPGPCDLAALVASISRIFDIQAQSRRVRLSSRASAGLPLANADASALEQVLSNLLLNALDAVTPDAGEIVLEAGAGPDDRTVYLRVADNGPGIAPEDAPRIFDPFFTTKEAGRGSGLGLAVVYGLLRDMNGRIEVENSGGAVFTVTLPACPRPGPGQEEAP, encoded by the coding sequence ATGGCCAAACAGCACCCCAAGACCATCAAGCACCGGTTCGTGGTCGGCCTGTCGGTCATCATGGCTGTGCTCGGCACGTTTTTCGCCGTGGTCATCTCCATGAACCTGCGCAACCAGCTCGTGACCGACACCGAGCACAAGGCCTCGCTCATCCTGTCCCAGGCCGAGGCGTTGCAGGCCTACGTCAAGCAGGTCCTGCGCCCGTCCATGTACGACCTGCTCCCGCCGGACGGCTTCCTGCTCGAAGCCATGTCCACCTCCTACGTCACCCGCAAGGTCATGAGCGACTTGAATGTCCAGGGCGAGCAGTACCGCTACCGCCGGGTGGCCCACGGAGCCAGGAACCCGGACTACGAGGCCGACGGCTTCGAGCGGGGTCTCATGGAGCGGTTTGCCAGGGACCCGGACCTGGCGCGCATCGAGGAAATCACGGACCGAAACGGCGAAGAGGTGTTCGTGGCCGCCCGGCCGGTGCGCCTGGACGCCACCTGCCTGCACTGCCACGGCGATCCGGTCGAGGCGCCGCGGGCGATGCTTGCCCGCTACGGGGATACGCGCGGCTTCTGGCGGCACGACGGCGAGCTTGTGGGCGTGGACGCGGTAACCATGCCCGTGGCCGGAGCCCTTGGGCAGGTCAAGGGCGCGACCATCAGCTTCCTGGCCCTTTTCGCCCTGGGCCTGGCCGTCTTCTACCTGACGGTGCAGGTCTTTTTCGACCGCTTGGTGGTGGTCAACCTGGGCCGGGTGACCGAAGTCATGCGCCGCTATTTTCCCAAGGAGGCCGGCGAGGAGCCCAAGCCCGCCGGCGGCGACGGGCCGCGCCCGGCCGCCGGGGACGGCGAGATCGAGGAGATCTACGACGGCATCGAGGCCTTTGCCTCGCGCCTCAAGGAGGCCCGGGAAAAGATCGAGGACCATGCCCAGAACCTGGAGCGCAAGGTGGCGGACCGGACCCTGGAGCTGGCCCGGGAGGCCGACGAGCGGCGGGCGGACGTGGCCCTTTTCGTCGAGCTTCTAAGCATCTTGAACCTGTCCCAGACCAGGGCCGAGCTCCTTGGCGGGGCCCTCGGGCGCATCGCCGGCCGCTTCGGCGCGGTGGCCGCGGCCTACGAGTGCGAATTTTCCGGCGGCGGGTTCGTGTCCTGGCCCCCGGGCCGGACGCCGCCGCCCTCCCCGCCCGGCTGGCGGCGGCTGGTGGCCGAGGACTCCCTGCGCCTGACCGACGACGCGGCCTTCATTCCGGTCCGGACCACCGACGTCAGCCGGGGGCTCTTGCGCCTCTATTTTCCGGGCGGCGACCAAGGCCCGGACCCCGAAGCCGCCGAACTCTACCGGGCCATCGGCCAGCAGCTCGGCATCGCGCTTGAAAACCTCGACGCCATCAATTCGCTCCTCGGCCAGAACACGCTGCTCGCCTCCATCTTCGACGGCATCTCCGATCCCCTGGCCCTCCTCGACAGCGGCTATGGCGTCATCATGGCCAACGAGCCGGCCCGGGAGCTGGCCCGGGCCCTGGCCAGGGAGCTTGCCGGCGGCGACTGTCCGGCCGCGCCGGCCGTTGCCGGGACCCCGCTGCGCCTGCCGCCGGAATTCTTCGGTCCGGCCGTGCCGCTTCCGGACAAGGCCGACACGCCCCCCCTCGAACGCCTGTCCGCCGTCGAGCCGTCCGCGTCCACCATCACCCTGCCGGACGGCCGCACCTTTGCCGTCACCCGCTACCCCCTGGCCTCGCCCTCGGGCCAGGACGGCCGCATGGTGGTCTATGCCCGGGAAAACACCGCCGAACGCCGGATGCGCGAGAAGATGCGTCAGACCGAGAAGCTGGTGGCCGTGGGCAAGCTGGCCGCGGGCCTGGCCCACGAGATCAACAATCCGCTCGGCGTCATCAGCTGCTATGCCGAGCTTTTACGCCAGTCCCTGACCGATCCCCAGGCCCGGGAGGATCTGGCCGTCATCGAGCGCCACGCCGTCATGGCCAAAAAGGTCCTGCGCGACCTGCTCGATTTCGCCCGCCCCAGGCAGGCCACGCCCGGCCCCTGCGATCTGGCGGCCCTGGTCGCCAGTATCTCGCGCATCTTCGACATCCAGGCCCAGTCCCGGCGGGTGCGCCTCTCCAGCCGGGCCTCGGCCGGCCTGCCCCTGGCCAACGCCGACGCCTCGGCCCTGGAGCAGGTCCTGTCCAACCTGCTTTTAAACGCCCTGGACGCGGTCACGCCCGACGCGGGAGAGATCGTGCTCGAAGCCGGGGCCGGGCCGGACGACCGCACCGTCTACCTGCGGGTGGCCGACAACGGGCCCGGCATCGCCCCGGAAGACGCGCCGCGCATCTTCGACCCGTTTTTCACCACCAAGGAGGCCGGGCGCGGCTCGGGCCTGGGACTGGCCGTGGTCTACGGCCTCCTTCGCGACATGAACGGCCGCATCGAGGTGGAAAATAGCGGCGGCGCGGTCTTCACCGTCACCCTGCCGGCCTGTCCCCGCCCCGGCCCCGGCCAGGAGGAGGCCCCGTGA
- a CDS encoding sigma-54-dependent transcriptional regulator yields MTDTPRVLIVDDQPDFAKGLARLLAPRLPGASLSYVLSGEAALADLERAPCAVLVTDLRMPGLSGLDLLPRALALAPGLGVVLLTAHGDIDTAVAALKAGAYDFLTKPVDSEHLSRVIAKGLERAALLTENIRLRAAVKACGADVGLLGRSPAMVQVTEAIAAVAGSDYTVLIRGESGTGKELAARAVHALSRRAAGPFLSVNCPAIPDQLLESELFGHVRGAFTGAERDRRGLFLSAEGGVIVLDEIGDIPMSVQTKLLRVLQEREIRPVGSSRSLPVDVRILAATNQDLEARIADKTFREDLYYRLNVLTVRLPPLRERRDDIPLLATAFLERACRETGIGEKEFSPEALAGLAGRDWPGNVRELLNFVRRLTVFCRGDVIGPSALQAADPGHNEPAETDDADLPAPYLEAKARVVDAFTRRYVERLLSQTRGNVSEAARLSGLERVSLQKILRRLGIVAEGFR; encoded by the coding sequence GTGACCGACACCCCGCGCGTCCTCATTGTCGACGACCAGCCGGACTTCGCCAAGGGCCTGGCCCGGCTGCTCGCCCCCCGGCTCCCGGGGGCCTCCCTGTCCTATGTCCTGTCCGGCGAGGCCGCCCTGGCCGATCTCGAACGCGCCCCCTGCGCCGTCCTGGTCACGGACCTGCGCATGCCGGGCCTTTCCGGCCTGGACCTGCTCCCCCGGGCCCTGGCCCTGGCCCCGGGGCTTGGCGTGGTACTCCTGACCGCCCACGGCGACATCGACACCGCGGTTGCGGCCTTAAAGGCCGGGGCCTACGATTTTCTGACCAAGCCCGTGGATTCCGAGCACCTGTCCCGGGTCATCGCCAAGGGCCTGGAACGGGCGGCCCTTTTGACCGAAAACATCCGTTTGCGGGCCGCGGTCAAGGCCTGCGGCGCGGATGTGGGGCTCCTTGGCCGGTCCCCGGCCATGGTGCAGGTCACGGAAGCCATCGCGGCCGTGGCCGGCTCGGACTACACCGTGCTCATCCGGGGCGAGTCCGGCACGGGCAAGGAACTGGCCGCCCGGGCCGTCCACGCCCTGTCGCGCCGGGCGGCCGGCCCCTTTCTTTCGGTCAATTGCCCGGCCATTCCGGACCAGCTCCTCGAAAGCGAACTCTTCGGCCACGTGCGCGGCGCCTTCACCGGGGCCGAACGCGACCGGCGGGGGCTTTTCCTCTCGGCCGAGGGCGGGGTCATCGTGCTGGACGAAATCGGCGACATCCCCATGAGCGTCCAGACCAAGCTCTTGCGCGTGCTCCAGGAACGCGAGATCCGGCCCGTGGGGTCGAGCAGGTCCCTCCCCGTGGACGTCCGCATCCTGGCCGCGACCAACCAGGACCTGGAAGCCCGGATCGCGGACAAGACCTTTCGCGAAGACCTCTACTACCGCCTGAACGTCCTGACCGTGCGCCTGCCGCCCCTGCGCGAACGCCGCGACGACATCCCGCTTCTGGCCACCGCCTTTCTCGAACGGGCCTGCCGCGAGACCGGCATCGGGGAAAAGGAATTCTCCCCCGAGGCCCTGGCCGGGCTCGCCGGCCGGGACTGGCCGGGAAACGTCCGGGAACTCTTGAACTTCGTGCGCCGCCTGACCGTCTTCTGCCGGGGTGACGTCATCGGCCCAAGCGCGCTCCAGGCCGCCGACCCCGGCCACAACGAACCGGCCGAGACCGACGACGCGGACCTGCCGGCCCCCTACCTCGAAGCCAAGGCCCGGGTCGTCGATGCCTTCACCCGCCGCTACGTCGAACGCCTGCTTAGCCAGACACGCGGCAACGTCTCCGAAGCCGCCCGCCTGTCCGGCCTCGAACGCGTCTCGCTCCAGAAGATATTGAGAAGACTCGGCATCGTGGCCGAAGGATTTCGGTAA
- a CDS encoding LysE family translocator: MSATLYFAFVAAASLLLLLPGPTVLMVVSYGLAEGRRSLWALVVGVALGDAVALACSVAGLGAVLAASAAAFTFLKYAGAIYLIYLGIGMLRSGAALTPKPVRSSPRRKFAHAFAVTAVNPKCILFFVAFLPQFVSHAAPAGPQLLLLGLTFVLLSALNVGFYSYLSGTAGHCIQNPRFLRRIKGVSGSVMIGAGLLTAAARE, from the coding sequence ATGTCCGCCACCCTGTATTTCGCCTTTGTCGCCGCCGCATCCCTGCTTCTGCTCCTGCCCGGGCCGACCGTGCTCATGGTCGTCAGCTACGGCCTGGCCGAGGGACGCAGATCCCTGTGGGCCCTGGTCGTCGGCGTGGCCCTTGGCGACGCCGTGGCCCTGGCCTGCTCCGTGGCCGGGCTCGGCGCGGTGCTGGCCGCCTCGGCCGCCGCCTTCACCTTTCTCAAGTATGCCGGCGCCATCTATCTCATCTACCTCGGCATCGGCATGCTCCGCTCCGGCGCGGCCCTCACCCCCAAGCCCGTCCGCAGCAGTCCGCGCCGAAAATTCGCCCACGCCTTCGCCGTCACGGCCGTCAATCCCAAATGCATCCTCTTTTTCGTGGCCTTCCTGCCCCAGTTCGTCAGCCACGCCGCCCCGGCCGGGCCCCAGCTCCTGCTTCTCGGCCTCACCTTCGTGCTGCTCTCGGCCTTAAACGTCGGCTTCTACAGCTACCTCTCCGGCACGGCCGGCCACTGCATCCAGAACCCGCGCTTCCTGCGCCGGATCAAGGGCGTCAGCGGCAGCGTCATGATCGGCGCCGGCCTGCTGACGGCGGCAGCCAGAGAGTAA
- a CDS encoding radical SAM protein translates to MNERQRDTVYFGLERPVVRDFGGRLPVALAVPGEAAMALSALGWQAVWRLLWDNPGLAVERVFCRAGQPPKAEDSGRPLTDFPVIAFSLCYEEEYLPVLAALDGAGLALTAAGRPDFPIVLGGGPLAFLNPAPILPALDLLFVGEAEAGLADVLARLGELALAGADKAACLAAVADMPGVLVPGRTPLPVRRAVAVESAGQTVLTAPAYSCFVSGHAEFRDMFLVEVNRGCPYGCRFCAAGYVYRPPRQAAMARLQALIEDVSPRKVGLVGTALTDWPDLLPFLTWLRERGTKFSLSSVRADGITPELLTVLRAAGLRTLTLALEAPSERLRRAANKQLSMDALLRAVALAGKHGINHLKFYLIVGWPGETEADFEELAPLLAQVAAAGGIGVGKRGVAHATLSVNPLVPKPQTPMQWAPMASEAAIEAAYARVRAAAKGLKGFRVEVETASMARMQGLLARGDARLFPLLTSAVRAGSVRRALKTWDGDMASFLDRERPRDEVFPWDIIDVGVSRDYLWQEWERYRQGVGTAKCPPAGCDACHRCQPA, encoded by the coding sequence TTGAACGAAAGGCAGCGGGATACGGTCTATTTCGGCCTGGAACGGCCGGTAGTGCGCGATTTCGGCGGCCGGCTGCCCGTGGCCCTGGCCGTGCCGGGCGAGGCGGCCATGGCCCTGTCGGCCCTGGGCTGGCAGGCCGTGTGGCGGCTTCTCTGGGACAACCCGGGCCTCGCCGTGGAGCGGGTCTTTTGCAGGGCCGGCCAGCCGCCCAAAGCCGAGGATTCCGGCCGGCCGCTCACCGACTTTCCGGTCATCGCCTTTTCCCTCTGCTACGAAGAGGAATACCTGCCCGTGCTCGCGGCCCTCGACGGCGCGGGCCTTGCGCTGACCGCGGCCGGGCGGCCCGACTTCCCCATCGTGCTCGGCGGCGGGCCGCTGGCCTTTCTAAACCCCGCTCCCATCCTGCCGGCCCTGGACCTCCTCTTTGTCGGCGAGGCCGAGGCCGGGCTGGCCGATGTCCTGGCCCGCCTGGGCGAGTTGGCCCTGGCCGGCGCGGACAAGGCCGCCTGTCTGGCCGCCGTGGCCGACATGCCGGGCGTCCTGGTCCCGGGCCGCACGCCGCTCCCGGTCCGACGGGCCGTGGCCGTGGAGTCGGCCGGCCAGACCGTGCTGACCGCCCCGGCCTATTCCTGCTTCGTGTCCGGCCATGCCGAGTTTCGCGACATGTTCCTGGTCGAGGTCAACCGCGGCTGCCCCTACGGCTGCCGGTTCTGCGCCGCCGGCTACGTCTACCGGCCGCCTAGGCAGGCCGCCATGGCTCGGCTCCAGGCCCTTATCGAGGACGTCTCGCCGCGCAAGGTCGGCCTTGTCGGCACGGCCTTGACCGACTGGCCGGACCTGCTGCCGTTTCTCACTTGGCTTCGCGAGCGGGGCACCAAGTTCTCCCTGTCCTCGGTCCGGGCCGACGGCATCACCCCGGAACTTCTGACCGTCCTTCGCGCCGCCGGCCTTCGCACCCTGACGTTGGCCCTTGAGGCCCCAAGCGAGCGCCTGCGCCGGGCGGCCAACAAGCAGTTGTCCATGGACGCGCTGTTGCGGGCCGTGGCCCTGGCCGGCAAGCACGGCATCAACCACCTGAAATTCTACCTCATTGTCGGCTGGCCCGGCGAGACGGAGGCCGACTTCGAGGAGCTGGCCCCGCTTCTGGCCCAGGTGGCGGCCGCCGGCGGCATCGGGGTCGGCAAGCGCGGCGTGGCCCACGCCACCCTGTCGGTCAATCCGTTGGTGCCCAAGCCCCAGACCCCCATGCAGTGGGCGCCCATGGCTTCCGAAGCGGCCATCGAGGCGGCCTACGCCCGGGTCCGGGCTGCGGCCAAAGGCCTCAAGGGCTTTCGGGTCGAGGTGGAAACCGCGTCCATGGCCCGGATGCAGGGCCTGCTCGCCCGGGGCGACGCGCGGCTTTTTCCGCTCCTTACGTCCGCCGTCCGGGCCGGCAGCGTCCGCCGGGCCCTCAAGACCTGGGATGGCGACATGGCCTCCTTCCTCGACCGGGAGCGCCCCCGGGACGAGGTTTTCCCCTGGGACATCATCGACGTCGGCGTTTCCCGCGACTACCTCTGGCAGGAATGGGAACGCTACCGGCAGGGCGTGGGCACGGCCAAATGCCCGCCCGCCGGCTGCGACGCCTGCCATCGCTGCCAACCGGCCTGA
- the ftsZ gene encoding cell division protein FtsZ: protein MEYLELEHGSNARIKVVGCGGGGGNAVENMICSSMSGVTFITANTDIQALQKSQAEYRIQLGEKLTKGLGAGANPDVGRDAALESIDAIREAIGDCDMVFVTAGMGGGTGTGAAPVIAQVAKEVGALTVAVVTKPFYFEGKKRLLSAEKGVQALRDVVDSIITIPNDRLLSLASKKATFMEMLKKADEILYFAVKGISDLIMVPGLINLDFADVKAVMSEMGLAMMGFGTARGESRAREAALKAITSPLLEDVTIDGARGVLMNITCGPDLTIEEVDEAASTITEAVHEDAKVFFGTVFDPDATDEMRITVIATGIESAMQREAAPQQKREEAKQPMEVITQLSRQKPTMPPHGGGGGGGGGVQSPRSVRVLNGQGNDYNIPAYLRKGGKKGGPEAALSQPPIKTQPVGEEEFIFDEEEFEIPSFIRMQAD, encoded by the coding sequence ATGGAATATTTGGAACTGGAACACGGATCGAACGCACGCATCAAGGTAGTCGGCTGCGGTGGCGGCGGCGGAAACGCCGTGGAAAACATGATCTGCTCGTCCATGTCGGGCGTGACCTTCATCACGGCCAACACCGACATCCAGGCCTTGCAGAAGTCCCAGGCCGAGTACCGCATCCAGCTCGGCGAAAAACTGACCAAGGGCCTGGGCGCCGGCGCCAACCCGGACGTCGGCCGGGACGCCGCCCTGGAGAGCATCGACGCCATCCGCGAGGCCATCGGCGATTGCGACATGGTCTTCGTCACCGCCGGCATGGGCGGCGGCACGGGCACGGGCGCGGCCCCGGTCATCGCCCAGGTGGCCAAGGAGGTCGGGGCCCTGACGGTGGCCGTCGTGACCAAGCCCTTCTACTTCGAGGGCAAAAAGCGGCTTCTCTCGGCCGAGAAGGGCGTGCAGGCCCTGCGGGACGTGGTGGACTCCATCATCACCATCCCCAACGACCGCCTGCTGTCCCTGGCTTCCAAGAAGGCCACCTTCATGGAGATGCTCAAAAAGGCCGACGAGATCCTGTATTTCGCGGTCAAGGGCATTTCCGACCTGATCATGGTGCCGGGCCTCATTAACCTCGACTTTGCCGACGTCAAGGCGGTCATGAGCGAGATGGGGCTGGCCATGATGGGCTTTGGCACGGCGCGGGGCGAATCCCGGGCCCGGGAGGCCGCCCTCAAGGCCATCACCAGCCCGCTGCTGGAAGACGTCACCATCGACGGGGCCCGGGGCGTCCTCATGAACATCACCTGCGGCCCGGATCTGACCATCGAGGAGGTCGACGAGGCCGCCTCCACCATCACCGAGGCCGTCCACGAGGACGCCAAGGTGTTCTTCGGCACGGTCTTCGATCCCGACGCCACCGACGAGATGCGTATCACGGTCATCGCCACGGGCATCGAGTCGGCCATGCAGCGCGAGGCCGCCCCGCAGCAGAAGCGCGAGGAAGCCAAACAGCCCATGGAAGTCATCACCCAGCTGTCGCGCCAAAAGCCGACCATGCCGCCCCACGGCGGCGGTGGCGGCGGCGGTGGCGGCGTCCAGAGCCCGCGCAGCGTCCGGGTCCTAAACGGCCAGGGCAACGACTACAACATCCCGGCCTACCTTCGCAAAGGCGGCAAAAAAGGCGGCCCCGAGGCGGCCCTGTCCCAGCCGCCCATCAAGACCCAGCCCGTGGGCGAGGAAGAGTTCATCTTCGACGAGGAGGAGTTCGAAATCCCCTCGTTCATCCGCATGCAGGCGGACTAG
- the ftsA gene encoding cell division protein FtsA, protein MARSELIVGLDIGTTKICVVVGELSPEGVDVVGIGTSPSTGLRKGVVVNIEQTVQSIKKALEEAELMAGCEIRSVYAGIAGSHIKGFNSHGVIAVKGGEVGPRDIERVIDAAKAVAIPLDREVIHILPQEFIVDDQRGIADPLGMAGVRLEVRVHIVTGAVTSAQNIIRSCHRAGLDVSDIVLESLASSKAVLTGEEREIGVALVDLGGGTTDLAIFANDSIKHTAVLALGGTNLTNDIAFGLRTPMASAEKIKIKYGCALAEMVPKDEVIEVMSVGGREPRRLSRQVLAEICEPRVEEMLALVDQELIRSGMKNQIGAGVVLTGGTALIEGIQELGEQIFNLPTRIGYPDKVGGLKDVVNSPMYATAVGLLMFGAEKEGVEQRFRIRDENVFNRILGRMRKWFVDVK, encoded by the coding sequence ATGGCCAGGTCGGAACTTATCGTCGGACTCGATATCGGCACCACCAAGATTTGCGTGGTCGTCGGAGAACTTTCGCCCGAGGGCGTGGATGTGGTCGGCATCGGCACGAGCCCGTCCACGGGCCTGCGCAAGGGCGTGGTGGTCAATATCGAGCAGACCGTGCAGTCGATTAAAAAGGCCCTCGAAGAGGCCGAACTCATGGCCGGGTGCGAAATCCGCTCGGTCTATGCCGGCATCGCCGGCAGCCACATCAAAGGCTTCAACAGCCACGGGGTCATCGCCGTCAAGGGCGGCGAGGTCGGCCCCCGGGACATCGAGCGGGTCATCGACGCGGCCAAGGCCGTGGCCATTCCGCTCGACCGGGAGGTCATCCACATCCTGCCCCAGGAATTCATCGTCGACGACCAGCGCGGCATCGCCGATCCGCTCGGCATGGCCGGCGTGCGCCTCGAAGTCCGGGTGCACATCGTCACCGGCGCCGTGACCAGCGCCCAGAACATCATCCGCTCCTGCCACCGGGCCGGGCTCGACGTCTCGGACATCGTGCTCGAATCCCTGGCCTCGTCCAAGGCGGTCCTGACCGGCGAGGAACGGGAGATCGGCGTGGCCCTGGTGGACCTTGGCGGCGGCACGACGGATCTGGCCATCTTTGCCAACGATTCCATCAAGCACACGGCCGTGCTGGCCCTTGGCGGCACCAACCTGACCAACGACATCGCCTTCGGCCTGCGCACGCCCATGGCCTCGGCCGAGAAGATCAAGATCAAGTACGGCTGCGCCCTGGCCGAGATGGTGCCGAAAGACGAGGTCATCGAGGTGATGAGCGTCGGCGGCCGCGAGCCCCGCCGCCTGTCCCGGCAGGTCCTGGCCGAGATCTGCGAGCCGCGCGTCGAGGAGATGCTGGCCCTGGTCGACCAGGAGCTCATCCGCTCGGGCATGAAGAACCAGATCGGCGCGGGCGTGGTCCTGACCGGCGGCACGGCGCTCATCGAAGGCATCCAGGAGCTTGGCGAGCAGATTTTCAACCTGCCCACGCGCATCGGCTACCCCGACAAGGTCGGGGGGCTCAAGGACGTGGTCAACAGCCCCATGTACGCGACGGCGGTGGGGCTTCTCATGTTCGGCGCGGAAAAGGAGGGCGTGGAACAGCGCTTCCGCATCCGCGACGAAAATGTGTTCAACCGCATTCTGGGGAGGATGCGGAAGTGGTTCGTGGACGTGAAGTAG
- a CDS encoding cell division protein FtsQ/DivIB, which yields MNVRVGTLSGLGGGVSVKRKRNGYGGGGSGPRISVKSRVVKSKSNRNRNARGGSSLSLPSVSLGGMGRLFTRAVSMAFLGVLVLAVSVALLAGYRWLTTVNYFALQTATITGCSRLSEEHIREIAGLAPGTNVLSLSMDRMRADLAREPWVDSVVVKRVLPGSIVVEVKEKSPSYLVQYQGTLYYADEVGRIIDKVEPGQFVSLPQIEVEAGMEKHLALLADLRRAVAEHQVPFDFGQIAWLRLSWGRGLEIRLMDPGILLCLGSREWHRNLSRMNMVWTDLRRRGELDKVGLITAEGDKVWVEKRGTSGEAPPG from the coding sequence ATGAACGTCAGGGTGGGGACGCTGTCCGGTCTCGGGGGGGGCGTGTCGGTCAAACGGAAACGCAATGGCTATGGCGGGGGCGGAAGCGGGCCACGCATCTCGGTGAAAAGCCGGGTGGTCAAGTCCAAAAGCAACCGCAACCGCAACGCCCGTGGCGGGTCGTCGCTGTCGCTGCCGTCCGTGAGCCTTGGCGGGATGGGGCGGCTTTTCACCCGGGCCGTGTCCATGGCCTTTCTCGGCGTCCTGGTCCTGGCCGTCAGCGTGGCCCTTTTGGCCGGCTACCGGTGGCTGACCACGGTCAATTATTTCGCCCTGCAGACAGCGACCATCACCGGCTGTTCCCGCCTGTCCGAGGAGCACATCCGCGAGATCGCGGGCCTGGCGCCGGGAACAAACGTCCTGTCCCTGTCCATGGACAGGATGCGGGCCGACCTCGCCCGGGAGCCCTGGGTGGACTCCGTGGTGGTAAAAAGGGTCCTTCCCGGCTCCATCGTAGTGGAAGTCAAGGAAAAGTCCCCTTCCTATCTTGTGCAGTATCAGGGAACGCTCTATTACGCCGACGAGGTTGGACGCATCATCGACAAGGTCGAACCCGGACAGTTCGTGTCCCTGCCCCAGATCGAGGTCGAAGCCGGCATGGAGAAGCATCTGGCGCTCTTGGCCGATCTGCGGCGGGCTGTTGCCGAACACCAGGTGCCGTTCGATTTCGGGCAGATCGCCTGGCTGCGCCTCAGTTGGGGCCGGGGGCTGGAAATTCGGCTCATGGACCCGGGTATTTTGTTGTGTCTCGGGTCCCGAGAGTGGCATAGAAATCTATCGCGCATGAATATGGTCTGGACGGACCTGCGCCGACGTGGTGAACTCGATAAGGTCGGTCTCATCACGGCCGAGGGCGACAAGGTCTGGGTGGAGAAACGCGGCACTTCGGGGGAGGCGCCGCCGGGCTGA
- a CDS encoding UDP-N-acetylmuramate dehydrogenase, with protein MPPEVLPGPVLAARTTLRLGGRALAEVVLRRPEDADGLGAVLSGLGGRPLVLGGGSNLLARDGELPLVVVSPRLTGEPEILHERYAGKIRVRVLAGVKLQRLVAWMATQGLCALVGLVGVPGTVGGAVAGNAGSYGDDMAGTLARVLLWTPEEGVAWRGREEFSTGYRFFAPRRAAGMFLVLAAEFDCEVCEPIELRQRMIAHLGQKKASQPLTAATAGCVFKNPPGQAAWRLLEAAGFRGKRLGNMAFSEKHANFLVNCGDGTGREAFDLIEAAREAVRTQSGHELELEVRVAP; from the coding sequence ATGCCTCCTGAGGTCCTGCCGGGGCCGGTGCTCGCGGCCCGCACCACCTTGCGCCTGGGCGGCCGCGCCCTGGCCGAGGTCGTGCTGCGCCGTCCCGAGGACGCCGACGGGCTCGGGGCAGTCCTGTCCGGCCTCGGCGGGCGGCCGCTGGTCCTTGGGGGCGGCAGCAACCTCCTGGCGCGGGACGGGGAGCTGCCGCTGGTGGTCGTCTCGCCGCGCCTGACCGGCGAGCCCGAGATCCTGCACGAGCGGTACGCGGGCAAGATCCGGGTCCGGGTCCTGGCCGGGGTCAAGCTCCAGCGGCTGGTGGCCTGGATGGCCACCCAGGGCCTTTGCGCCCTGGTCGGGCTGGTCGGCGTGCCGGGTACCGTCGGCGGGGCCGTGGCCGGCAATGCCGGGTCGTATGGCGACGACATGGCCGGGACGCTGGCCCGGGTGCTCCTGTGGACCCCGGAAGAGGGCGTTGCCTGGAGAGGGCGCGAGGAATTTTCGACCGGGTACCGGTTTTTCGCCCCCAGGCGGGCGGCCGGGATGTTCCTGGTCCTGGCGGCGGAGTTCGACTGCGAGGTCTGCGAGCCCATCGAGCTGCGCCAGCGGATGATCGCCCATCTGGGACAGAAAAAGGCCAGCCAGCCGCTGACGGCGGCCACGGCCGGGTGCGTGTTCAAGAATCCGCCGGGCCAGGCGGCCTGGCGGCTGCTCGAAGCGGCCGGATTTCGGGGGAAACGGCTGGGGAACATGGCGTTTTCGGAAAAGCACGCCAATTTTCTGGTCAATTGCGGCGACGGCACGGGCAGGGAGGCTTTTGACCTGATCGAGGCGGCGCGAGAAGCGGTGCGTACGCAAAGCGGTCACGAACTGGAACTGGAAGTGAGGGTGGCGCCATGA